In the genome of Methanopyrus kandleri AV19, one region contains:
- the cooS gene encoding anaerobic carbon-monoxide dehydrogenase catalytic subunit produces MEEKRSSCPYADEAVCELVEHAKELNEEIPEIETPHIRWPVQFPKCPYGKQGVWCNICSNGPCRITEKTPRGVCGATADVIVARNFLRHVAAGAACYVHCLENAARALKSVADEESPYEIADEKALRHAAEVYGLDTSGKPEDVAEEIAEFILEDIYRPRYEESEVFKAVVPDWRIEMYEEMGLIPGGAKSEIHDALVKTSTNLNSDPVDMLLHVLRLGLITGPVALFGVETINDILFGSPKITQTEGGPGILDPDYVNIMTTGHQMALMKYLTDAAEKLEEEAKAAGAKGIRIIGATCVGDDFEARAEHLPDTYAGFAGNNFATEALAATGLVDAIVSEFNCTFPGLKFYKEKLDVELVAVDDVAKVWGAELILWDPERAEEVAEEAVQRAIEAFKERRSKHEDKIMEPKHRHENVVGFGYFSIEEAVGWENVLKLIEEGTIRGVCAIMGCTNLSSGGHNVPAVELAKEMIKRDVLVLGAGCVNGAFANAGLFNPEAAELAGDNLRQVCEELGIPPVLHYGPCLAIGKIEHLVFEIAEILREKTGEEIDIPDVPAVASAPQWLEEQALADASSALALGITLHVSPVPPVTGSELVTKTLLEDLPDLTGGELIVETDMKRAGEILAEKIEEKRKRLGI; encoded by the coding sequence GTGGAGGAAAAGAGATCCTCGTGCCCGTACGCCGATGAAGCCGTGTGTGAGCTAGTCGAGCACGCGAAGGAGCTGAATGAGGAGATTCCGGAGATAGAGACCCCGCACATCCGATGGCCCGTTCAGTTCCCGAAGTGCCCGTACGGCAAGCAAGGCGTCTGGTGTAACATCTGCTCGAACGGCCCGTGCCGAATTACGGAGAAGACACCACGCGGTGTCTGCGGAGCGACGGCGGACGTGATCGTGGCACGCAACTTCTTGCGTCACGTCGCCGCCGGAGCCGCGTGCTACGTGCACTGCCTGGAGAACGCCGCCCGGGCCCTCAAGTCCGTGGCGGACGAGGAATCTCCTTACGAGATCGCAGACGAGAAGGCGCTGAGGCACGCTGCCGAAGTATACGGTCTAGATACCTCCGGTAAACCGGAAGATGTGGCCGAGGAGATCGCAGAGTTCATTCTCGAGGATATCTACAGGCCCAGATATGAGGAGTCCGAGGTGTTCAAGGCTGTTGTACCCGATTGGCGCATCGAGATGTACGAGGAAATGGGCCTAATTCCGGGCGGAGCTAAGTCGGAGATACACGACGCCCTTGTCAAGACGAGTACGAACCTCAACTCAGACCCCGTTGACATGCTCCTCCACGTGCTGCGACTGGGACTGATCACCGGCCCTGTCGCGCTCTTCGGTGTGGAGACGATCAACGATATCCTCTTCGGCAGCCCGAAGATCACGCAAACGGAGGGTGGTCCCGGAATACTGGACCCGGACTACGTCAACATCATGACGACCGGCCACCAGATGGCTCTCATGAAGTACCTGACGGACGCCGCCGAGAAGCTGGAAGAAGAGGCCAAGGCGGCGGGAGCTAAAGGTATCCGGATCATCGGTGCGACGTGCGTCGGCGACGATTTCGAGGCGCGCGCCGAGCACCTACCAGACACGTACGCGGGCTTCGCGGGTAACAATTTCGCGACGGAGGCGCTCGCAGCAACGGGTCTCGTGGACGCGATCGTGAGCGAGTTCAACTGCACGTTCCCGGGTCTGAAGTTCTACAAGGAGAAGCTGGACGTCGAGCTGGTCGCCGTCGACGACGTGGCCAAGGTGTGGGGCGCGGAGCTGATCCTCTGGGACCCGGAGCGTGCCGAGGAGGTCGCGGAGGAGGCCGTCCAGAGGGCCATTGAGGCGTTCAAGGAGCGCCGGTCGAAGCACGAGGACAAGATCATGGAGCCGAAGCACAGGCACGAGAACGTGGTGGGGTTCGGATACTTCTCGATCGAGGAGGCCGTCGGCTGGGAGAACGTGCTCAAGCTGATCGAAGAAGGCACCATCCGCGGCGTGTGCGCCATCATGGGCTGCACGAATCTCTCCAGCGGCGGCCACAACGTGCCGGCGGTCGAGCTCGCCAAGGAGATGATCAAGCGCGACGTGCTCGTGCTCGGCGCCGGCTGTGTGAACGGGGCGTTCGCCAACGCTGGACTGTTCAACCCTGAAGCAGCCGAGCTGGCCGGTGACAACCTCCGACAGGTGTGCGAGGAGTTAGGTATTCCACCGGTGCTGCATTACGGCCCATGTCTGGCGATCGGTAAGATCGAGCATCTCGTCTTCGAGATCGCCGAGATACTTCGAGAGAAAACCGGCGAGGAAATCGACATCCCGGACGTACCCGCCGTCGCGAGCGCGCCGCAGTGGCTCGAGGAGCAAGCCCTAGCGGACGCGTCCTCGGCCTTAGCTCTAGGTATCACGCTGCACGTGAGTCCCGTACCGCCGGTGACCGGTAGCGAGCTGGTTACGAAGACGCTGCTGGAGGACCTACCGGATCTCACCGGCGGCGAGCTGATCGTGGAGACGGACATGAAGCGTGCCGGAGAGATTCTCGCCGAGAAGATCGAGGAGAAGCGGAAACGGCTTGGTATCTAA
- a CDS encoding DUF166 domain-containing protein: MRFAALYSHQFGKRMVANLLNEPGHCRACGPVCDGCKYDMYSLVDSLVAVEELPKPEELPPFVDEPEDHLPELPPVDVLVAIGLHPDLLVALSEVYEIKALIVPVEEPDWIDPWIEEKLREVCEENSVELTVARPGCDLEPSGPVTEAFCDAGMIGRPKLFMKVEDGVVIDVHVVRSAPCGCTWFVAKRLVGVDADPEEVKATVSEAHHSYPCTASMEVDKHVGDTLLHVAGRLHIEAALRALEEATDTDA, from the coding sequence TTGCGCTTCGCCGCACTCTACTCCCACCAGTTCGGTAAGAGGATGGTAGCCAACCTACTGAACGAACCCGGTCACTGCAGGGCTTGCGGGCCTGTATGCGACGGGTGCAAGTACGACATGTATTCGCTCGTCGACTCCCTCGTCGCCGTTGAGGAGCTACCCAAACCCGAAGAGTTACCTCCGTTCGTCGACGAGCCCGAGGATCACCTCCCCGAACTACCGCCCGTCGATGTGCTGGTGGCGATCGGATTGCATCCCGACCTCCTAGTAGCGCTGTCCGAAGTATACGAGATTAAGGCACTGATAGTGCCCGTCGAGGAACCCGACTGGATCGACCCGTGGATCGAAGAGAAACTACGAGAGGTATGCGAAGAGAACAGCGTAGAGCTCACTGTGGCGAGGCCAGGATGCGACCTGGAACCGTCGGGTCCCGTAACCGAAGCGTTCTGCGACGCGGGCATGATCGGGAGGCCTAAGCTGTTCATGAAGGTCGAGGACGGCGTCGTGATCGACGTCCATGTAGTACGATCGGCGCCGTGCGGTTGCACGTGGTTCGTGGCTAAACGACTGGTCGGTGTGGACGCTGATCCCGAAGAGGTGAAGGCTACAGTTTCCGAGGCACATCACTCGTACCCCTGCACGGCTTCGATGGAGGTCGACAAGCACGTGGGGGATACCCTGCTCCACGTAGCGGGCCGGTTGCACATCGAGGCGGCCCTCCGAGCGCTCGAGGAAGCGACGGATACCGACGCCTGA